The genomic stretch GGCAGAGTGGATGAAGCGTAACACTGGCGTAATTCTGAAGATCATGAACAAGAGAAGGGTAGTATGGAATTCAGGAGAAACTAGAAGAGCAAAGCAACCTCAAGGAAAACTGACCCACACGGGCAAATTCCCTAAACATCATTCACTACTCTGATGTCTCAGGAGCGACCTTTAAAATTACACAATTTGTGTGGCCCTCTTCCAAGGCAATCCACAGACAGGGAAAGAGCTAGGAATGTTCTGAACACACTCCCGTTTTTTGGATTGGTAAATCtgggaaaataacaagtgctgcCTCCTAGGGCTGTTGTTAAACTTAACACAAATACCAGAAGGTCCATCACAGAGGAAAGGCTTTGTTTCAGTGCGGTGACACATTGCCGCTGTGAATTATACCCAAGTCTGTGGCTCTTTGGGGTCATTTGACGGCATGTGATTACGATGCTTAGTATGCAAAGGCTGGAGCTATTAACTGAATGTTGCTAGACAATGAATTATTTCACaaacactgaaatataaaatgtattcagaGCCATCCAAGTATGAGGACATTATTAACAATGCTTTTCTCGAGAGAGCTActttaacaagaaaagaaaatgcacatcCCACCTTCGTTCTTCCCCCTAAAGTAACATCTCCAAAAGACAAAAAGCACCAACACATTTGTCCTTGAAAGGCAGAGCCCGGGAATTCTGGAGATCTGAACACCCCTCCCTTTCTGCTAGGGACAAGCCGCCTGCCTCGCCTAGTGTCACAGAAGTCCCCGGTGCGCCAAGCAGATGTGTTTACTCCAGCCGCCCGCCAGCCCGGCGGGGAAGGGGAGTACCCTGGCCGCCCCTCACTTTCGTCCCGGCAGCTCTCCAAACAACACCAGGGCGGGATGGGAGTGTCTTCTTGGCTGTGGAACCTGATCCTACCTTGTCCTGAAGCCACCCGCTGCTTTACCCGGGCCCTCCCGTCGTGGTGATTTTCCGTCCCTGACGCCCGGCAAGGGCGCGCGGCTGGTGTCCGCCCAGCCCGAAAGGTAGGGGCTCGGCtgctttcctgcctccctgctccGGGGGGCGCGGAGCCCCCACAGCCTCGCTCTGCCAGTGCACCTTCCTCCGTGGACTCGGGGGCGGCCGTGGTCACCGCGCGTCTGGCGCCAGCAGACGAGCAGGAGGAGCGACCCCGCGGCTCCGGAGGCGCTCGGCGCAGTCGCCTGGGATCCGGACCCCAGCGCGGAGGGCAGCGCGCGGCCGGGCGCCTCGGACTCCGCTCGGCGCCGCGCCTTCCCCAGCTCCCCCGCCTGGTCCGCGGACGAGGAATCGTGCCGGCGCTGCCCCTGACCCGGGCCACCTTCCTCCGGTTTCCGCCGGCCGCGGGCTTCGGCGGCCCGATGCTGCAGGCGCCGCGGGAGAGGCAGCGGCCGGCTGGAGCGAGCGGCGGCGGGCGGCCGGAGAGCCGCAGGCCTCCCGCCGCAGAGTCCCGCACGCCTCTGCAGTCTTCGCGCCTGGGCCTCGGCGGGTAACTCTCCCGCCGGCTTCCCTGCGGGTTTGCATTGCCGGGGCGAGGGAGGTTgggtggggggcgcggggagACCGAGCTCCTGACCCTGATCCGGGCGGCCTGGGGTCTGTGCGGCCCCAGGGGCTGAGcgtcgggggggcggggggcacgcTGAACCGACAGCCCCTGCATGCGCCCTGCGGACCCCAGAGCGTTGCGTGCTCTTGACCCCCGGGTTTAGGGGGTGGGGGTACCGGCCCGGTAGTGGAGCCGTGGGGCGCTCGGACCCCCAGGGCGGGAGGAGGTGTGCTGCGAGGGTAGAGGACCTGCTTTGGGACCCTCTTTCCTGTGATCTCAGGAGAGCTTAGGCACTCGAGTGTGACCAGGGTGGGGGCTCTttgcttgttgttttttgtttttgtttttgtttttgtaaaaggGAAGGGCCTGTAACGAACAGGAGGGACTAGAGGTCTGGAAGGTTCTGGTCTTTCAGAAAAATTTCCAAGAAGACCCTCCTTCCCGCCACGGTAGAACTAGACCTAACAAAACAGGCACCGAGGCAGTCTGGGGAAAAGAGCGGCGGTGAGAAAATTGCAGTGTTTGGCCGCCGTtagttttaaagattaaaaaaagaagagatttgtcATTTTGAAGCCGCTTGCTCTAGAGTTTCCTGGAGATCTCAGCCTCTGTCTTGTGTGCTGTTATTTTGGCTTGAAAGAACATCTAGAAACGATTTTCAGAAGCTGAAACCCCAGACACCTTATAGGATCTTAagcagaaggggtggggagggggagtgctTGCTGTTAGAAAGGTACTATTTAAAAACTGCATGTGAGAGTGGGGATAGGAATGACATCGTGGATGCCATCAGAAGCCACATTAACCGCAGGTTCTAACTCAAAAAAGTCACATGCATCTGAGTACTATGATGGTGGAGAGTTAAGGACACTGCAGGCCAGTCAGAAGCTTCTTTTCCCCTTTGGCTCTTCTCCCCGTTTTCACGTGGATGTTCAGGTTTCTGATGGCTGTCTGTTTTTATCTATGCTAGCATGGATATTGGACTTTCCGGTCTTCAAACTTACTCTCCTAGCCACAGAAGATGACCCTTTTAGTTTACCGCGAGATATTAAGTGTTTGGGAAGATCCGGTTGGCTGCCAGGTTAGTTTCCTTTTGAAAGCACACCGATTTGACATTTGGAAACTGGTTTGtgttgcttccttttcttctcacccAGGACAGCTTTTCACATTCAAATCTGCAGAAGAGACAGATTGTTTTGTAGTCCCATGTCTGAATAAGGCCAGTTGCCTCAGAGACACTTCAGATAATGGCAACTTTGGTTTATGAGAACTTTTTCAGAAACTGATTACGTTAACCCTGATCTGGCTTCATAAGCGTCCTTAATAGTTCAtgtggagggggagaggagatgtTCATTTCTTGCTCAGTGGGGCTTCCCTGGAGCAATAtttttaccataatccctgaatgTCACAGTCCCAGAGTGCATGCCTCCGGATAATGGGGCAATAAAATGAGACCATGTTGCAGTGCATTTGTTGGAGATATTTCCCAATGATTTACCCCAAATCAATAAAAATCtttgaggcccagaaagggatGGACAGTATTGGCACAATACCATTGAAAGACttactgttaaaaacaaacaaacaaactccaaAATGTAAGTCTGTCTTTTGTGAAAACTTTAATTCTCAAGTTATCCAGAGGGAAGTGACAGCTGTTTTCTTCTGTTGGAGATATTTCTGTGTTCCACATCATGTGGAATATTCTAGGAGAGAGGTAAAGTAGCGGCGCATTTCCCATATTTCTCTGATACATCTCCTTTGCTACCCATGCAGATTACCAGTTGGCTTCCATGGGTTTTACGATTCCATCCAGGGTTGGGGGCCAGATATCTGTTTGATATGCATTCTAGGTAATGCTTATCAAGGAGGTGAGAAAAGCACAAAACTCATGTGGCATCCACTAGGATCCCCCGTGTGTTCACATGTGTTTTTTTATTAGATCTTCCCACCAACTCTATGAGACAGGAATATTTAGCCCcgttttatagttaaaaaaaaactaagattGCTCTAGCTTAAAGGATTTAGAATGGATCACACGGAGGTCTGCTTAACCTCTGCTTTACGCCATCCCAGGAAGCCTCCATAGTATACATTCCTCacaaattcttccattttttatacATATTGTTCACCTTTGCCTTGCACACTCAAGTTATATATCCCCTGTTCTGAATATACTTCCTTAATTACCCCCAGGCTGGGCTTCTTGAACAGGTGGTCTGAGTACTTTATCTGCCTTTCCTTCTGAGAGCTTCAGACTTTCCTCAATTAGGtatcttctgtcttctctgcatCTTTGACGGGTCACTTTGGTGTGCTGTGTCTGGCCAAATTCAGGAGGATATGTTATCTCTAATGGATTGTGCTCcaaaaattcttttcattctgaatatattttcattgaagTTCCTACTCAGCCTTCTCTCCTGGAAGGAGTCCTCCCAGGGCTACATCCATCCCCACTTTCACAGTTGAAAGTAACCTCTCCTATTTATCGTGACTACAATGGATAACAGTACGTGTCAGAATTTCCAGGTGAACCCTTTAAGGGTTAAAAGTAAATTAACTTGTTACCAcactgtatgtgaattatacttcaataaagatgTATTTGATTGGGAGTCAGCTTGATGTAAGGCAGACAATGGATGCATTGGATATTATGGCATGTCAGGAGGAAACTGTATTTCTGGTTCTATGTTAGGATGTCAGAAGTACTGTTTCCTCAGCATGGTGAGGTAGCAGGAGTTCTTTCTGCTGATGGTGATTCGCCAGCACCAAACAAGCAGTAGGGCCTTAGGCTTGGTCAGGAACTTGGCTACCATACAGCCAGGCTAAGAAGGGGTGAGATTCTAGGGGTGAGTTTATGAGGATAAAACAAAGTAAGGAACAGTAGGACATGGGTCTCTTTCCCATgtccatatttctttttcatggagACTTTTTGTCATCCAAGGGGGAATGGCCAGCTTCCCATTTGCTGTCACAGCCTTCTGCATCGACCAGGGAAGGGCTTTCCttttcttgggagagagagaaaggaaagcaccCAACCCTtaggaaatttgtttttgtttttgtttttgttttttatcataaaCACTGAAAAGCCAAGTGAAAAGGTGCtcttcttccccattctctctttttgcccttaTACCTAAGACACAGTGTGCCTAGTAGCGTGTGATGCTGGTCTTTGAAGGATTCTTTAAATCTGGAGCTATCTTTATCTGGTTGGGAATGGAAAGATCTGTAGGAGATGAGAATAGGGCCTCCAGAGGAGAACAGGCAAGGAAGCTGGAGATTCTTGAAAGGGAAGCAGCGTTACCTCCACCTTCCACAGGTTGTGGAAGCAGGTCCGGAATTGGTTGGTTGTGGGTTATGGTCACTGTGGTAGAAGGTCGAGGTGACAAGGGAGCAGAGAGTGGTTTTGCAGTGGATCTTGGGTGACCTTCTGCACAGTCATCCATAAGGTGGGACTTGAGATTTAACTAATATTTACAGAGTATCCACTACATAATAGGAGATGCTCTAGGTGCTGGTGGTGGGAGTAGGGCACCCAGTGTTGAACAAGATAGAGCCCTTGCTCTTAGAGACCTTATGTTTCTGTGGGAAATGGAGTCAATAAACAaggtacaaataaatgaaaaaacatgtTTCAGATACAAGCCAGTGCACCTCAGGGTTTGCTAGAGAGAAAGCTTCTTTAGAGCAATTGGAGCTTCTCTGAGGAAGTAGTTTTTGAACTGAGACCTGAATGATGAGAAGCGGCCATC from Panthera uncia isolate 11264 chromosome C2, Puncia_PCG_1.0, whole genome shotgun sequence encodes the following:
- the LOC125921547 gene encoding translation initiation factor IF-2-like yields the protein MQGLSVQRAPRPPDAQPLGPHRPQAARIRVRSSVSPRPPPNLPRPGNANPQGSRRESYPPRPRREDCRGVRDSAAGGLRLSGRPPPLAPAGRCLSRGACSIGPPKPAAGGNRRKVARVRGSAGTIPRPRTRRGSWGRRGAERSPRRPAARCPPRWGPDPRRLRRAPPEPRGRSSCSSAGARRAVTTAAPESTEEGALAERGCGGSAPPGAGRQESSRAPTFRAGRTPAARPCRASGTENHHDGRARVKQRVASGQGVRHLCVKR